A single window of Intrasporangium calvum DSM 43043 DNA harbors:
- a CDS encoding OAM dimerization domain-containing protein, with amino-acid sequence MSAVIRPYGDTTGDGMVQLSFTLPVTHDKRAEGAALQLAKKMGLDPALLVHAKPMGPDFTFFVVYGSVHHLVNLDEVVVVEREYPILSAKEANAAIRKHLRRRLVVVGACIGTDAHTVGIDAILNIKGFAGEKGLEYYSEIKVVNLGAQVLVPDLVAQARAEKADAVLISQVVTQKDAHIHNTMQMSAAFREAYPAGQVPILVAGGPRFEEGSEAKLGIDRIFGRGTTPSEVASYLVHEMSVRKGKKQP; translated from the coding sequence ATGTCCGCCGTCATCCGCCCGTACGGCGACACCACCGGCGACGGCATGGTGCAGCTGTCCTTCACCCTGCCCGTCACCCACGACAAGCGGGCAGAGGGCGCCGCGCTCCAGCTGGCGAAGAAGATGGGTCTCGACCCCGCCCTCCTCGTCCACGCCAAGCCGATGGGCCCCGACTTCACCTTCTTCGTCGTCTACGGCAGCGTGCACCACCTCGTCAACCTCGACGAGGTGGTGGTCGTGGAACGGGAGTACCCCATCCTGTCGGCGAAGGAGGCCAACGCGGCCATCCGCAAGCACCTGCGCCGCCGCCTTGTCGTCGTCGGTGCGTGCATCGGCACCGACGCTCACACGGTCGGGATCGACGCGATCCTCAACATCAAAGGGTTCGCGGGGGAGAAGGGCCTCGAGTACTACAGCGAGATCAAGGTCGTGAACCTCGGCGCTCAGGTGCTCGTGCCCGACCTCGTGGCCCAGGCCAGGGCCGAGAAGGCCGACGCCGTCCTCATCAGCCAGGTCGTCACGCAGAAGGACGCCCACATCCACAACACGATGCAGATGTCCGCAGCCTTCCGCGAGGCGTATCCCGCGGGACAGGTGCCGATCCTCGTCGCCGGGGGACCACGCTTCGAGGAGGGCTCCGAGGCGAAGCTGGGCATCGACCGCATCTTCGGCCGCGGCACGACGCCCTCCGAGGTGGCCAGCTACCTCGTCCACGAGATGTCCGTCCGGAAGGGAAAGAAGCAGCCGTGA
- a CDS encoding hotdog domain-containing protein — protein sequence MSEHTTKAEVGTRVTHRRYVPYSHAHYAGNLVDGAYSLAAFGDVATEMCILTDGDEGLFASYSDVQFKAPVRAGDVIEISAEIVRVGRRSREMAFEVRVVGRGNPARGESAADLLEPALVATTARGVVVVP from the coding sequence GTGAGCGAGCACACCACCAAGGCCGAGGTCGGCACGCGGGTCACCCACCGTCGCTACGTCCCCTACAGCCACGCGCACTACGCCGGCAACCTCGTCGACGGCGCCTACTCGCTCGCGGCGTTCGGCGACGTCGCCACGGAGATGTGCATCCTGACCGACGGTGACGAGGGCCTGTTCGCGTCCTACAGCGACGTCCAGTTCAAGGCCCCGGTCCGGGCTGGCGATGTCATCGAGATCAGTGCGGAGATCGTCAGGGTCGGCCGGCGCAGCCGGGAGATGGCCTTCGAGGTGCGCGTCGTCGGCCGGGGCAACCCGGCCCGGGGGGAGTCCGCGGCGGACCTCCTCGAGCCCGCCCTCGTCGCGACGACGGCACGCGGCGTCGTCGTCGTCCCCTGA
- the lnt gene encoding apolipoprotein N-acyltransferase — protein MLSRVLAALASGGLLCLAFPTFDLWGAAPLALAVLALVLTGVRPRAGFALGLLAGLAFFVPTLHWSGVYVGNLPWFALSTLQALFFGLAGTVYAWLSARGTVRPLAFAVAFICAESLRSRAPYGGFPWVKLAFSQADAPFGRLAALGGAPSVGFAVALTGALLAMVATRAVGRMPLGRVALPGGLAVGLAVSGLLVPISTDGPTAEFVGIQGNVPRPGLDFNAERRAVLDNHVNATLAARAAGEAAGQPRPDLYVWPENASDIDPLRNEDANQLIRNTVAQTGVPLIVGGLLEEPEGYLSNTSLLFEPGKGDTARYVKRHPVPFGEYIPNRDFWRLFSDQVDLVRRDFYPGSEVGLFTVPARSGQVIRAGLSICFEVAYDDIMRDVVNAGANVLVVQTNNATFGYTAESPQQLAISRLRAIELGRSVVHVSTVGQSALITPDGTAHQVTSLYTQAVVRGALPLRDSRTLSVRLGGTPELAAVLALLGLVAAAARRRPRTTDDIDPNHRRRE, from the coding sequence GTGCTGTCTCGCGTGCTCGCTGCCCTCGCCAGTGGGGGACTGCTCTGCCTGGCGTTCCCGACGTTCGACCTCTGGGGGGCCGCGCCGCTCGCGCTGGCGGTACTCGCGCTCGTCCTGACCGGAGTTCGCCCTCGGGCCGGCTTCGCGCTCGGCCTGCTCGCCGGCCTCGCGTTCTTCGTCCCGACCCTGCACTGGTCGGGGGTCTACGTCGGCAACCTGCCCTGGTTCGCTCTCTCGACCCTCCAGGCCCTGTTCTTCGGACTCGCCGGGACGGTCTACGCCTGGCTCTCCGCGCGAGGCACCGTGCGTCCGCTCGCCTTCGCGGTGGCGTTCATCTGCGCCGAGTCGCTGCGCTCCCGAGCGCCCTACGGTGGCTTTCCCTGGGTCAAGCTCGCCTTCTCCCAGGCAGACGCACCCTTCGGCAGGCTCGCAGCGCTCGGCGGTGCACCTTCGGTCGGGTTCGCCGTAGCGCTCACCGGTGCCCTGCTCGCCATGGTCGCGACCCGCGCGGTGGGTCGTATGCCGCTGGGCCGGGTCGCGCTCCCGGGTGGCCTCGCCGTCGGGCTGGCCGTGTCAGGCCTGCTGGTGCCGATCTCGACGGACGGACCGACGGCGGAGTTCGTCGGCATCCAGGGCAATGTCCCGCGACCAGGTCTCGACTTCAACGCGGAGCGCCGAGCGGTGCTGGACAACCACGTCAACGCGACGCTGGCCGCACGGGCAGCCGGGGAGGCAGCGGGCCAGCCGCGTCCGGACCTCTACGTCTGGCCGGAGAACGCCTCCGACATCGACCCGCTCCGCAACGAGGACGCCAACCAGCTGATCCGCAACACCGTGGCCCAGACCGGGGTGCCGCTCATCGTCGGCGGGCTGCTGGAGGAACCCGAGGGATACCTCTCCAACACGTCGCTGCTCTTCGAGCCGGGGAAGGGCGACACCGCTCGCTACGTCAAGCGGCACCCGGTGCCCTTCGGCGAGTACATCCCGAACCGAGACTTCTGGCGCCTCTTCAGCGACCAGGTCGACCTGGTCCGTCGGGACTTCTACCCGGGGTCCGAGGTCGGCCTCTTCACCGTCCCGGCCCGTTCCGGCCAGGTGATCCGGGCCGGCCTGTCCATCTGTTTCGAGGTGGCCTACGACGACATCATGCGCGACGTGGTCAATGCCGGAGCCAACGTCCTGGTCGTCCAGACGAACAACGCCACCTTCGGCTACACGGCCGAGTCACCCCAGCAGCTGGCCATCAGCCGGCTGCGCGCCATCGAGCTCGGCCGGTCCGTCGTCCACGTGTCCACGGTGGGCCAGAGCGCCTTGATCACCCCCGACGGAACCGCCCATCAGGTCACGTCGTTGTACACACAGGCGGTCGTACGCGGTGCCCTACCATTGCGGGACTCGCGGACGCTGTCCGTCAGACTCGGGGGGACACCGGAGCTCGCGGCGGTGCTGGCCCTGCTCGGGCTGGTCGCGGCGGCCGCGCGGCGACGCCCCCGAACCACCGATGACATCGACCCGAACCACCGACGACGGGAATGA
- a CDS encoding polyprenol monophosphomannose synthase, with protein MTTQREPVARVAVLVPTYNERDNLPLILARLRASVPAADLFVLDDNSPDGTGTVADELAAQDDRIRVVHRAGKEGLGRAYLAGFALALEEGYDVAVEIDADGSHQPEQLPQILAALTDADLVIGARWIPGGQVRNWPLRRKLLSVGANLYTKVLLGMGVNDATAGYRAYRTSALRTMDLNGVESQGYCFQIDLTLRAIRAGLTVVEVPITFVEREVGVSKMGQDIVREALLNVTKWGLEHRVGQLRSALQRKRPPASAGEPEPDPVDLGREP; from the coding sequence ATGACGACGCAGCGCGAACCCGTGGCCCGAGTCGCCGTGCTCGTTCCGACGTACAACGAGCGCGACAATCTTCCCCTCATCCTGGCCAGGCTGCGCGCCAGCGTCCCCGCGGCCGACCTCTTCGTCCTCGACGACAACTCGCCGGACGGCACCGGCACCGTCGCGGACGAGCTCGCAGCCCAGGACGACCGCATCCGCGTGGTGCACCGCGCCGGCAAGGAGGGCCTCGGTCGGGCCTACCTGGCGGGCTTCGCCCTCGCGCTGGAGGAGGGGTACGACGTCGCGGTCGAGATCGACGCCGACGGGTCGCACCAGCCGGAACAGCTGCCACAGATCCTGGCGGCGCTCACGGACGCCGACCTCGTCATCGGTGCGCGCTGGATCCCGGGAGGGCAGGTGCGCAACTGGCCCCTGCGGCGCAAGCTCCTCTCGGTCGGCGCGAACCTCTACACCAAGGTGCTGCTCGGGATGGGCGTCAACGATGCGACGGCCGGCTACCGGGCCTACCGGACCAGCGCCCTGCGAACGATGGACCTCAACGGCGTCGAGTCGCAGGGCTACTGCTTCCAGATCGACCTGACATTGCGGGCGATTCGGGCCGGCCTCACCGTCGTCGAGGTGCCCATCACCTTCGTCGAGCGGGAGGTGGGGGTCTCCAAGATGGGCCAGGACATCGTCCGCGAAGCCCTCCTCAACGTGACGAAGTGGGGCCTCGAGCACCGGGTCGGTCAGCTCAGGTCCGCGCTGCAACGGAAGCGGCCACCGGCCTCCGCCGGCGAGCCCGAACCAGACCCGGTCGACCTCGGGCGCGAGCCGTGA
- a CDS encoding FxsA family protein, producing the protein MTATRRGGLRPTRVVALLLLVVPILEVMALVAVGQVIGGWPTFFLLVAISVLGAWLIRREGARAWGALVEALRSGRMPARELADGVLVLIGGTLLLTPGFLTDVVGFALVVPVTRPVARRLLETVITKRLLAQSPYLAGGSGGIGPDRTGPTTRGDVIEGEIVDD; encoded by the coding sequence GTGACCGCGACGCGCCGAGGAGGGCTGCGCCCGACCCGGGTCGTCGCGCTGCTCCTCCTCGTGGTGCCGATCCTCGAGGTGATGGCCCTCGTGGCCGTCGGTCAGGTCATCGGCGGCTGGCCCACGTTCTTCCTCCTGGTCGCCATCTCCGTCCTCGGCGCCTGGCTCATCCGTCGTGAGGGCGCGCGGGCATGGGGGGCACTGGTGGAGGCGCTCCGCAGCGGTCGGATGCCCGCTCGCGAGCTCGCCGACGGCGTTCTCGTCCTCATCGGCGGCACCCTGCTGTTGACCCCGGGCTTCCTCACCGACGTCGTCGGCTTCGCGCTGGTCGTCCCCGTCACCCGGCCCGTGGCCCGCCGGCTGCTCGAGACGGTGATCACCAAGCGGCTCCTCGCCCAGTCGCCCTACCTCGCGGGCGGCTCCGGCGGGATCGGGCCGGACCGCACGGGCCCGACCACCCGAGGCGACGTCATCGAAGGGGAGATCGTCGACGACTGA
- a CDS encoding RNA polymerase-binding protein RbpA, giving the protein MADRALRGSNLGARSFESDENVVPSERMLTVYLCANGHRTELPFSVEAEVPPTWECRCGLDARLQGGGPEPEAKPVKHQRTHWDMLLERRSIPELEELLEERLTLLRESRGEKPRRKKSA; this is encoded by the coding sequence ATGGCAGACCGAGCACTACGAGGTTCGAACCTCGGCGCACGCAGCTTCGAGAGCGACGAGAACGTCGTGCCCAGTGAGCGGATGCTCACCGTCTACCTCTGCGCCAACGGACACCGCACCGAGCTGCCGTTCTCGGTGGAGGCCGAGGTGCCGCCGACGTGGGAGTGCCGCTGCGGGCTCGATGCCCGACTTCAGGGCGGTGGGCCGGAGCCGGAGGCCAAGCCGGTCAAGCACCAGCGCACGCACTGGGACATGCTCCTCGAGCGGCGCTCCATCCCTGAGCTCGAGGAGCTCCTCGAGGAGCGGCTGACGCTTCTGCGCGAGTCGCGCGGCGAGAAGCCGCGCCGCAAGAAGTCAGCCTGA
- a CDS encoding MFS transporter, whose amino-acid sequence MTDVAVHRARPETKEQRSWYWYDWANSAYVTTTATVLMSPYLTSVAKAAACPDLAAGATCTTNLSFFGVPISPGSVYPYTVTISTIVSAIMLIFIGAIADRSSQPTRLFAGFAWAGAAAAGLMFFVSGSNWQLGVLLVMITSLCLGASLVIYDSLLCRIANENERDRVSSKGWSFGYLGGGILLALNFALDLFHEDLGLDRATSTRVSLLSAGLWWAAFTVIPYRGLRHITGTVAPPVDRRAGVLGGSLTQLRTTFRELRLYPQTLLFLVAYLFFNDGIQTVIGSSSLYGIEELKFDETFVLGVFLFVQFVAFFGARLFGRVAGKVGAWRTVLYGIGLWTVVVIVAFVTPQRATTTFLALGLLIGIVLGGTQALSRSLYSQLIPKGREAEFFSLYQAMERGTSWLGTLAFGLTFQFTGSYRWAIVVLILFFIVGGLLLSRVDMRRGIEEAGNPVPVVV is encoded by the coding sequence ATGACCGACGTCGCCGTCCACCGGGCCCGCCCGGAGACGAAGGAACAGCGCTCCTGGTACTGGTACGACTGGGCCAACTCCGCCTACGTCACGACGACGGCGACCGTGCTCATGAGCCCGTACCTCACGTCCGTCGCGAAGGCCGCCGCCTGCCCGGACCTCGCCGCGGGCGCGACGTGCACGACGAACCTCAGCTTCTTCGGGGTGCCGATCTCCCCGGGGTCCGTCTACCCCTACACGGTGACGATCTCGACGATCGTCTCGGCCATCATGCTCATCTTCATCGGCGCGATCGCCGACCGGAGCAGCCAGCCGACCCGCCTGTTCGCCGGCTTCGCCTGGGCAGGTGCGGCGGCAGCCGGCCTGATGTTCTTCGTCTCCGGCTCGAACTGGCAGCTCGGCGTCCTGCTCGTGATGATCACCAGCCTCTGCCTCGGCGCGTCACTCGTCATCTACGACTCGCTCCTGTGCCGCATCGCCAACGAGAACGAACGCGACCGGGTGTCCTCCAAGGGCTGGTCCTTCGGCTACCTCGGCGGCGGCATCCTGCTGGCCCTCAACTTCGCCCTCGACCTGTTCCACGAGGACCTCGGGCTCGACCGGGCCACCTCGACCCGCGTCAGTCTGCTCAGCGCCGGGCTGTGGTGGGCGGCCTTCACGGTCATCCCCTATCGCGGTCTGCGTCACATCACCGGCACCGTGGCGCCCCCGGTCGACCGCAGGGCCGGCGTCCTCGGCGGGAGCCTCACCCAGCTGCGCACGACGTTCCGGGAGCTGCGGCTCTACCCCCAGACGCTGCTCTTCCTCGTCGCCTACCTGTTCTTCAACGACGGGATCCAGACCGTCATCGGCAGCTCGAGCCTCTACGGCATCGAGGAGCTGAAGTTCGACGAGACGTTCGTCCTCGGGGTCTTCCTCTTCGTCCAGTTCGTCGCCTTCTTCGGGGCCCGGCTCTTCGGGCGGGTCGCCGGCAAGGTCGGGGCCTGGCGGACGGTGCTCTACGGCATCGGCCTGTGGACCGTGGTCGTCATCGTCGCGTTCGTCACGCCCCAGCGAGCCACGACCACCTTCCTCGCGCTCGGCCTCCTCATCGGCATCGTCCTGGGCGGCACGCAGGCGCTCTCGCGCTCGCTGTACAGCCAGCTGATCCCCAAGGGGCGGGAGGCTGAGTTCTTCAGCCTCTACCAGGCGATGGAACGCGGCACGAGCTGGCTCGGGACTCTCGCGTTCGGACTGACCTTCCAGTTCACCGGCTCGTACCGATGGGCCATCGTCGTGCTGATCCTCTTCTTCATCGTCGGTGGGTTGTTGCTCTCCAGGGTCGACATGCGGCGGGGCATCGAGGAGGCAGGCAACCCCGTCCCCGTGGTCGTGTGA
- a CDS encoding YwiC-like family protein: MSRSRGPGWLPNQHGAWAMLASPLAVGVLAGGPAWVHLPLTGLWFVGYFAFFATSLWLKARRRPRYWPPVRAYGAATLLLGLATLALEPRLVVWAPLFLLPLGIGLAAAAARRERELLSGLATVVGSGLMTVVAYAAGPGPDLGRAWLLALTQFLYFAGTVFYVKSAIRERGNRRFLWESVAAHLVATGVVLAYSPWLALAFVVLTARAAVVPRLGATPKQLGIGEIVATLVVAVVSLVTV; the protein is encoded by the coding sequence GTGAGCAGGTCACGCGGCCCGGGCTGGCTTCCCAACCAGCACGGCGCGTGGGCCATGCTCGCCTCTCCCCTGGCCGTCGGCGTCCTCGCCGGTGGTCCGGCGTGGGTGCACCTGCCCCTGACCGGCCTGTGGTTCGTCGGGTACTTCGCCTTCTTCGCCACGAGCCTGTGGCTCAAGGCTCGGCGGCGCCCCCGCTACTGGCCGCCCGTCCGGGCGTACGGCGCCGCCACGCTGCTCCTCGGCCTCGCGACCCTCGCCCTCGAGCCCCGCCTCGTGGTGTGGGCGCCGTTGTTCCTCCTTCCCCTGGGGATCGGGCTGGCCGCCGCGGCCGCGCGCCGGGAACGCGAGCTGCTCTCGGGCCTGGCCACCGTGGTCGGCTCCGGTCTGATGACCGTCGTGGCCTACGCCGCCGGCCCGGGTCCCGACCTGGGCCGTGCCTGGCTGCTCGCGCTGACGCAGTTCCTCTACTTCGCGGGGACGGTGTTCTACGTCAAGTCAGCGATCCGCGAGCGCGGCAACCGCCGGTTCCTGTGGGAGAGCGTCGCGGCCCATCTCGTCGCCACCGGGGTCGTCCTGGCGTACTCCCCGTGGCTGGCCCTCGCCTTCGTCGTCCTCACGGCACGAGCCGCGGTCGTGCCGCGGCTCGGCGCCACGCCCAAGCAGTTGGGGATCGGCGAGATCGTGGCCACGCTCGTCGTCGCCGTGGTGTCGCTCGTCACCGTCTAG
- a CDS encoding ABC transporter permease gives MTATTTRPATPVRPARSDGGPLTGFGTLLRLIGRRDRVRVPLWILAITATQVAGAAAYPGLYPDAAARLVQAEVIGSSPAMKAMTGPGHGLDDYTFGAMMTNEYLGLMVIFAALMSVFMVVRHTRAEEEEGRAELVRANVTGSAAALSAALTAAVLANVVLGLLVAAGMASLGIETIDWPGSLLYGAAFAAVGIVFAAIAAVTTQVTQFARAASGMAGALIGAAYLLRAIGDVMVNGLSWLSPIGWSQATAAYVDDNWWPIILSLLVAGALAALAFRLAGRRDVGAGLRAERRGVAQASRGLGTPLGLAWRLQRSTVMWWSIGMFVFGASYGSAIDVIEDYADNDVVADLVESMGGTTLTDSYLAMIMGILAIVVSIFAVTAALRPRREETSGRVESVLATEVSRTEWYASHLVVALLGSVFILFVTGLGLGLAALGTATGGSILGQVIPAMLAYTPAVWVVVGVAVLAVGWAPRAALAAWLLVVYAFFMRYMGALLDLPQWMMSLSPFSHIASLPAEDFRATPVILLTVIALAFIGLGLVGFNRRDVEAT, from the coding sequence ATGACCGCCACGACCACCCGCCCCGCCACGCCGGTTCGCCCGGCACGCAGCGACGGCGGACCCCTGACGGGCTTCGGGACGCTGCTCCGGCTCATCGGCCGCCGCGACCGCGTCCGGGTGCCGCTGTGGATCCTCGCCATCACCGCCACCCAGGTCGCCGGTGCGGCGGCCTACCCCGGGCTCTACCCCGATGCCGCGGCCCGTCTCGTCCAGGCGGAGGTCATCGGGTCCAGCCCCGCCATGAAGGCGATGACCGGCCCCGGCCACGGGCTCGACGACTACACGTTCGGCGCGATGATGACGAACGAGTACCTCGGCCTCATGGTCATCTTCGCCGCGCTGATGAGCGTCTTCATGGTGGTGCGCCACACGCGAGCCGAGGAGGAGGAAGGGCGGGCCGAGCTCGTCCGGGCCAACGTCACCGGCAGCGCCGCCGCCCTGAGCGCGGCCCTCACCGCGGCCGTGCTCGCCAACGTCGTGCTCGGGCTCCTCGTCGCGGCCGGGATGGCCTCGCTCGGCATCGAGACCATCGACTGGCCCGGCTCGCTGCTCTACGGTGCCGCGTTCGCCGCCGTGGGCATCGTCTTCGCCGCGATCGCCGCAGTGACGACGCAGGTGACCCAGTTCGCCCGCGCCGCCTCCGGGATGGCCGGCGCCCTCATCGGCGCCGCCTACCTGCTCCGCGCGATCGGCGACGTCATGGTCAACGGCCTCTCGTGGCTCTCCCCCATCGGCTGGTCGCAGGCGACCGCAGCCTACGTCGACGACAACTGGTGGCCCATCATCCTGTCGCTGCTCGTCGCAGGTGCGCTCGCGGCTCTCGCGTTCCGCCTCGCCGGCCGACGCGACGTCGGAGCGGGCCTGCGCGCCGAGCGACGCGGCGTCGCCCAGGCGTCCCGTGGCCTCGGCACTCCCCTGGGCCTCGCCTGGCGACTGCAGCGCTCGACCGTCATGTGGTGGAGCATCGGCATGTTCGTGTTCGGCGCGTCCTACGGGTCCGCCATCGACGTCATCGAGGACTACGCCGACAACGACGTGGTCGCAGACCTCGTGGAGAGCATGGGCGGCACCACACTCACGGACTCGTACCTCGCGATGATCATGGGCATCCTCGCCATCGTCGTCAGCATCTTCGCCGTGACGGCCGCCCTCAGACCGCGTCGCGAGGAGACGTCCGGACGGGTGGAGAGCGTCCTCGCCACCGAGGTGTCACGCACCGAGTGGTACGCGTCACATCTGGTGGTCGCGCTCCTGGGCAGCGTCTTCATCCTGTTCGTCACGGGCCTCGGCCTGGGGTTGGCTGCGCTCGGCACCGCCACCGGCGGCTCCATCCTGGGGCAGGTCATCCCGGCGATGCTCGCCTACACCCCCGCCGTCTGGGTCGTGGTCGGCGTGGCCGTCCTCGCCGTGGGTTGGGCCCCCCGCGCCGCGCTGGCCGCCTGGCTGCTCGTCGTGTACGCGTTCTTCATGCGCTACATGGGTGCGTTGCTCGACCTTCCCCAGTGGATGATGAGCCTCTCCCCCTTCAGCCACATCGCCTCCCTGCCGGCGGAGGACTTCCGCGCCACCCCCGTGATCCTGCTCACGGTGATCGCCCTGGCCTTCATCGGCCTCGGCCTGGTCGGCTTCAACCGTCGAGACGTCGAGGCGACCTGA
- a CDS encoding ABC transporter ATP-binding protein, with the protein MASILVSGVHKSFGSTVALDGLDLEVATGEVHGYLGPNGAGKTTTIRTLLGLLRADGGTVSLLGGDPWRDAVALHRRLAYVPGDVNLWPNLTGGEAIDVFGSLRGGLDRDRRAELIERFDLDPTKKGRAYSKGNRQKVALIAALASDVELYLLDEPTAGLDPLMEVVFQDVIRQLRDDGKTVLLSSHILSQVEKLCDRVSIIRLGKVVETGTLLDLRHLTRTTVEADTRETPVGFDRLTGVHDVTVSGHRVRFSVDGDHLDEAVRHLSALGLGSLVSQPPTLEELMLRHYGDELAGNGREKVGQDR; encoded by the coding sequence ATGGCTTCGATCCTCGTTTCCGGTGTCCACAAGTCGTTCGGCTCGACTGTCGCGCTCGACGGCCTCGATCTCGAGGTCGCCACGGGTGAGGTGCACGGCTACCTCGGCCCCAACGGCGCCGGCAAGACGACCACGATCCGTACCCTCCTCGGACTCCTGCGCGCCGACGGGGGAACCGTGAGTCTCCTCGGCGGTGATCCGTGGCGCGACGCCGTCGCCCTCCACCGCCGTCTCGCCTACGTGCCCGGCGACGTCAACCTCTGGCCCAACCTCACGGGCGGCGAGGCGATCGACGTCTTCGGCTCCCTCCGCGGGGGCCTTGACCGCGACCGCCGCGCCGAGCTGATCGAGCGGTTCGACCTCGACCCGACGAAGAAGGGCCGCGCGTACTCCAAGGGCAACCGGCAGAAGGTCGCCCTCATCGCCGCGCTCGCCTCGGACGTCGAGCTCTACCTCCTCGATGAGCCCACCGCCGGGCTCGACCCGCTCATGGAGGTCGTCTTCCAGGACGTCATCCGGCAGCTGCGCGACGACGGCAAGACGGTGCTGCTCTCGAGCCACATCCTCAGCCAGGTCGAGAAGCTCTGCGACCGCGTGAGCATCATCCGGCTCGGCAAGGTCGTCGAGACCGGGACGCTGCTCGACCTGCGTCACCTCACGCGGACCACGGTCGAGGCCGACACCCGCGAGACGCCGGTCGGGTTCGACCGTCTCACGGGCGTCCACGACGTGACCGTGTCGGGCCACCGGGTGCGCTTCTCCGTCGACGGCGACCACCTCGACGAGGCGGTCCGGCACCTCAGTGCGCTCGGCCTCGGCAGCCTGGTCAGCCAGCCCCCCACCCTCGAGGAGCTGATGCTCCGCCACTACGGCGACGAGCTCGCCGGCAACGGGCGCGAGAAGGTCGGGCAGGACCGATGA
- a CDS encoding GbsR/MarR family transcriptional regulator: MVAEVDVPDDEDRTELLRLVERFALVLAESGWPRMPARVFSFVLADDADRYTAAELAAGVGVSPAAISGAVKYLTRVGLLSREREPRARIDVYRIFDEDVWGTIFRQRVPSLERYEQAAAEGAQMLPKGSMGARRMRETQEFYRFLRLEEEKVLDRWSAHRQALFGDDTHRT, from the coding sequence GTGGTCGCTGAAGTCGATGTGCCCGACGACGAGGATCGCACCGAGCTGCTCCGTCTGGTCGAGCGGTTCGCGCTCGTGCTGGCCGAGTCCGGGTGGCCCCGGATGCCGGCGCGGGTGTTCTCGTTCGTCCTGGCGGACGACGCGGACCGGTACACCGCGGCGGAGCTCGCCGCCGGCGTGGGCGTCAGTCCGGCGGCCATCTCCGGCGCCGTCAAGTACCTGACCCGGGTGGGCCTGCTGTCCAGGGAGCGCGAGCCGCGGGCCAGGATCGACGTGTACCGGATCTTCGACGAGGACGTCTGGGGGACGATCTTCCGACAGCGCGTTCCGTCGCTCGAACGGTACGAGCAGGCGGCGGCCGAAGGAGCCCAGATGCTGCCGAAGGGTTCGATGGGTGCGCGACGAATGCGCGAGACCCAGGAGTTCTACCGGTTCCTGCGGCTCGAGGAGGAAAAGGTGCTCGACCGATGGTCGGCCCACCGTCAGGCGCTGTTCGGCGACGACACGCATCGGACCTGA